AAAAACCTCCTTGAACTGTTAAAAATGGATAATTCCACATAGAAATATATTACATATCGATGATTCGAGCAAAACAGTAAAAGGAATAAATTCAAATCAAAGGAACAGTAAGCAGAATTGTTCATATAGAGTTCAAAAAATAGCTAACCCGTCCCTTTTTTAAGGAGACGGGTTTTTCACGTTTCCTCACTACTTTTGACAAGCCGTTCGCGCATATCTTCTCGACAGGAGGGGATGAACGGTGCATGTAAAGATTATACCGGGAAGTTCTACTGACAGTATACGTTCCGCCTGTTACCACTATTTATTAGGAAAATACAGGAGGGAGAAGCCGTATGATCGGAATATATGCCAGGGTGAGTACAGAGGAGCAGGCCAAGAGCGGATTCAGCCTCGACGATCAGTTAAGAGAATGCAGGAAGAAGGCAGCGACGAGTGAAGTTGCCGAGTACATAGATGATGTATCAGGCGAGTTCCTAGATCGTCCGGCTCTCTCAAGGCTTAGACAAGATGTGAAGGACGGGGTCATTACAAAAATTGTCTGCCTGGACCCTGACCGTTTATCGCGTAAGCTAATGAACCAGTTGCTTATAACAGATGAATTTGATAAACGTGGTGTAGAGCTTGTGTTCGTAAATGGCGAATATGCAAAAACGCCTGAAGGTCAACTCTTTTACAGCATGCGTGGAGCGATTGCTGAATTTGAGAAGGCAAAAATTAATGAGCGTATGAGTCGTGGAAGAAGAGAAAAGGCAAGACAGGGCCGCGTTCTACGTGACTTTCAAATATATGGGTACAGTTATGATTCAGAGAAGGAACAGATAGTCATAAATGAAGCTGAGGCAGCAGTAGTGCGACTTGTATTTGATCTGTTTACTCAGCCAAATGATCTTGTTGAAGGGATAAATGGAATAGCCGTTTACTTGACCAGCAAGGGGGTTCCTACAAAGCGTGGGGCGAGTGTATGGCATCGACAAGTGGTACGTCAGATGCTCATGAATGAGGCATATGTGGGGAGATTTTATCAGAATAAATGGAATACAGAAGGGATGCTCGGCAACCAGTTTCGGCAACCGGATGAGAAAGTCCGTATGAAAATGCGTCCAAAAGAAGAATGGATATTACTGCCCTGCCCATCCATTATTGATGAAATGAAGTTTGAACATGCTCAACGACTACTAAAGGAATCCAGAAGAAGATGGGCGGGCCGGAGCTTTAACGAGTACCTCTTAAGCGGCCTAGTACGTTGCGGGACTTGTGGAAATACGATGCCAGGAAGAAAAGCGAAAAACTGGAGCCAGCATGTATTTGAGTATACCGACGTTAAGAATACAGCAGGAGCAAAAAATAAGGGATGCGGTCGCCGTGTCAGATGTGAGCAATTGGACAATCAGGTTTGGGAAACAGTTGCGTCTTGGTTGAATAATCCTGATGAGATTGCCGTGGCAGTGGAAGATAAAGTGGAAACTCCATTCGAGCAAGTGGAGATGGAACGCTTGCAAAAGGAACTCGAAAAAACAAAAGCGGGTCGCAAGAGATTGCTTAAACTGTTTGCTTCCGGCGAAGAAGATATTGGTGAAGAAGATATTCGCCAAGAGTTGAAAGAACTGAAGGAGAAAGAAGATAAACTGAATCAGCGTTTAAGTGAGTTGAAGGAACAAACGAAGCTGCAAACTAATTATGAGTATAGCCGCAACTTGATCCAGGAAGCTGCTGAATATTATTTATCGAAGGCACAGGATGAGCTAACCTTTGAGGATAAAAAAGAGCTAATCCGTCACGTGGTGAGGGAAGTACGAGTTTTTGAAGAGAGCGTGGAGATATACACGTTCTAAGTCCGTTTATGCTCCTCTTTTGACATTTAGATTGAAATCCTCATGCATCTGAGAAGTTTGAAAAAAACCAAAAAAGATGTTTCCTTGCACGACCCAATCGGGACGGATAAAGAAGGCAATGAAATCACCTTAATCGACGTCCTTGGCACAGAAACCGACGAAGTGGTCGACGCTGTGCAGCTCAAGTTAGAGTCCAGTAAAATTTATCAGCACATACACATCCTCGATGAGCGCGAAAAAGAGGTGATCATCGGCAGGTTTGGGCTGGATCAGGACAAAGAAAAGACACAGCGTGAAATTGCACGTGAGCTGGGCATATCTCGTTCGTATGTATCCCGTATCGAAAAGCGAGCGTTGATGAAGTTGTTTAATGAGTTTTATCGAACGAAACAGCCGCAGGGAAGATAAAAGGTAAGGGAATAAAGGAGAATCATTTGGGGAAATCACCCGTAAGAGAGGCATTCTTTCAGCCAGCCATCTTACGGGTGATTGCTGTGCGAATAGCTCAAGTATGATTGTATCCGCATAGAGTTTTTCAAGAGGAACGATAGCTATCCTTCCCATTTATGGTTTTTTGTCCGATGTAAAGAGCTTGATATCTAATACATTTGCATGAAGGAACGAAATGAAATAACTGTAAGGCAAGACAGCTCCCAAAATTGCCAGTAACAAATATAGGTTTTTCATTCTTTACTTCCCCCTTTTTGGGAGATACCGTCTATTCCTTATCAATGGCGTACCTGAGCAAATCTGTGACCTTAACGAGAGGGGGACATTTTGAGCCTGAAGGCACAAGTTGCGACGAGCGTAGCAGGGAACCATGCAATTATTTCTTTTTTGCATTGTCTTACAGTGGTTTTCAATTTTCGGGAATCTCTCTCGGAACTTGGAACTTGGAAAATCGCGAATTAATCTGCTGGGATTTACCGGACAAGGAACTACATGCGAGGCCTACGGCTCCGGCCACTCGCCCCTTCTTCAGTATCTCTCATATTCGTATACGTCAATTCTGTCTCAAGTGTGCCGAATTACCTGCTGCATCACCTCTACAGCCTGTGACCGCAGTAGGCGTAAGGATTATCTTGCGGCGGAGGCCTCTGCCGCAAGAGTGGAGTTTTTGATATAGACAAGCGCCTGCCATTACCTCAGAATGGAAGTATAGGGGGTGATATTTTGCCAGAAGTTTATCTTGGAATGTCAATACCTGAAATTGTTGTTAGTTCGAAAATTATTCTTCCAAGTATCGCAGGGGTTTTTGTCACAGCGATACTAATAAGAAATAGTTTAAATTAAGCACCTACGCGGTGCTTTTTCTTTTGAAAACCAAGTTCAATATGGTGGGCTTACTAGGTTGACATTTAATTACATAAGTTTACAGTGCAGTATGATTCTGCAAGCTAACAAGACTCTTTGATAAAATGGGGATAAGCAAATAAGAAATACGCCACTCGGGAACACTGGGTGGCTTTTCTTTTTGCTATCTGATCAGAAAATTCACAAATCAAAGGAGAGAAAATTTATGAAGAAAAAAATTTACTTGGTCTCTTTTAAGGAGAAACCGTTCAAGAGAACGACATTAAAAGAAGTACATGAAAGTAACATGCAAAAGTTAATTAAGCACGGAGCCAAAGTACAAAAAGAACTCAAGAATTTACCTCGTACCTTTATTATCAGTGATCCAGATGAAAGTTTACTTGTTTCGTTAAGAAATGACCCGGACATTCTCGCGGTGGAGGAGAATATTGAAGACCAGCACTTAATGGCACAGAACCCACCAGAATGGCCATCTGCATTAATTGGTTTACCAGAATTCGTTTCTAAAGGATACACGGGTGCAGGTGTAAAAGTGGGTATTATTGACTCAGGTTTCGCAAATCATGAGGACATTGTATATGCAGGCCGTTATAACGCTTATGCAGCAGTCTATGGATATACAACGCCACCAGAGTCTGATTACCTGGGTCACGGTACATCAGTTGCAGGAATTATTGGCGCGCGTAACAATGATAAAGGTTATGTGGGAATTGCTCCAGGAGCGTCTCTTTATTGTGCAAAAATTACCCACGAAACTGGAAATGGTTTGGACGTAGCAGCTCAAATCGAAGCAATAGAGTGGTTGGTTAGCCAAGGAGTAAAAATTATTAATTGCAGCTTTGGTGGAATTGTAGATGTGGAAAACCGTAAGATCGCCTTTCGAGATGCTGCATTGTTTCATGACATTCTAATAATTTGTGGTGCGGGTAATGAAGGAAATGTAGGCGGGGCAATGAATGACAATATGATTTATCCAGCAAGATACGATTTTGTATTATCTGTAGGGTGTCTAAAGGCTAATAAAGAACCTGCCGTATATTCAAGTCGTGGTCCGGAAATGGATGTGTCTGCTCCTGGTCATAATGTGATGACAACCATTCCTTCAAGCGCCAATAGAAATGGGATTAATCATTATGATATTTCTAAGGAGTACGGATTATTTCATGGTACTTCTTGTGCAACTCCTCACGTAACAGGACTAGCTGCCTTGTATTGGCAAATGAATCCTTCTTATACGGCTAGTCAAATTAAAAATTTGATTTTGTCAAATGTAGAAGAGTTGGGGAAAGATGGCATGGATGTCGTCTTTGGAAAGGGAATGGTTATTTCCCCGTGGACCTCACGAAATGCATATACAGGGAAATTAACGTCTAGCGCTACTACCATTACAGGTTCTCATACTAATAGCAATTTAGTTAATGGTGGTGTAAAACATTTTAAATATGTGGCTCCAATATCCGCCAGATACTTGTTTAAAATAACTAATCAAATGAAAACTCATATTCGTGTTTATGATGAAAGTTATAAATTGCTAGGGTTTAGTCCGTATGGAACAGTGACAGGAGTAACGAATGCAGCTGTATTTCTTGATGCTG
This genomic stretch from Brevibacillus brevis harbors:
- a CDS encoding recombinase family protein, whose translation is MIGIYARVSTEEQAKSGFSLDDQLRECRKKAATSEVAEYIDDVSGEFLDRPALSRLRQDVKDGVITKIVCLDPDRLSRKLMNQLLITDEFDKRGVELVFVNGEYAKTPEGQLFYSMRGAIAEFEKAKINERMSRGRREKARQGRVLRDFQIYGYSYDSEKEQIVINEAEAAVVRLVFDLFTQPNDLVEGINGIAVYLTSKGVPTKRGASVWHRQVVRQMLMNEAYVGRFYQNKWNTEGMLGNQFRQPDEKVRMKMRPKEEWILLPCPSIIDEMKFEHAQRLLKESRRRWAGRSFNEYLLSGLVRCGTCGNTMPGRKAKNWSQHVFEYTDVKNTAGAKNKGCGRRVRCEQLDNQVWETVASWLNNPDEIAVAVEDKVETPFEQVEMERLQKELEKTKAGRKRLLKLFASGEEDIGEEDIRQELKELKEKEDKLNQRLSELKEQTKLQTNYEYSRNLIQEAAEYYLSKAQDELTFEDKKELIRHVVREVRVFEESVEIYTF
- a CDS encoding DUF2834 domain-containing protein, with amino-acid sequence MKNLYLLLAILGAVLPYSYFISFLHANVLDIKLFTSDKKP
- a CDS encoding S8 family peptidase, which gives rise to MKKKIYLVSFKEKPFKRTTLKEVHESNMQKLIKHGAKVQKELKNLPRTFIISDPDESLLVSLRNDPDILAVEENIEDQHLMAQNPPEWPSALIGLPEFVSKGYTGAGVKVGIIDSGFANHEDIVYAGRYNAYAAVYGYTTPPESDYLGHGTSVAGIIGARNNDKGYVGIAPGASLYCAKITHETGNGLDVAAQIEAIEWLVSQGVKIINCSFGGIVDVENRKIAFRDAALFHDILIICGAGNEGNVGGAMNDNMIYPARYDFVLSVGCLKANKEPAVYSSRGPEMDVSAPGHNVMTTIPSSANRNGINHYDISKEYGLFHGTSCATPHVTGLAALYWQMNPSYTASQIKNLILSNVEELGKDGMDVVFGKGMVISPWTSRNAYTGKLTSSATTITGSHTNSNLVNGGVKHFKYVAPISARYLFKITNQMKTHIRVYDESYKLLGFSPYGTVTGVTNAAVFLDAGKTVFISVSGEDDSQTGPFTLELYSSTPTVVKEDFEDAQHAFDFSGDWVRTNLDRYDGTYSFTNKDISDGQESRVSFNLSIPTTVSSAILSMDYKVSSESNYDFFEILIGGMKVLSVSGNVSWSKFETPIQFGLHTITLRYVKDGSGSSGSDSAFVDNITLKW